The following are encoded in a window of Loxodonta africana isolate mLoxAfr1 chromosome Y, mLoxAfr1.hap2, whole genome shotgun sequence genomic DNA:
- the LOC135229004 gene encoding PC-esterase domain-containing protein 1B-like: MVHLRASEVRQLLHNKFVVVMGDSVQRAVYKDLVLLLQKDCLLSSSQLKAKGEMSFEQDRLLHGGRWGRMHNGTHYREVREFCSTHHLVRFYFLTRAYSRYVEKVLLELLRGEHGPDVVIMNSCLWDLSRYGQDSMWSYRRNLETLFWRLRQVLPESCLVVWNTAMPVAETVSGGFLPPEGMPPTACLREDVVEANFYSAAEASRLGFDVLDLHFHFRHSWQHRQPDGVHWNQHAHRRLSQLLLAHLADAWGVDLPCDEPVGRWIWEGPGSLLRGPASCRLLQRHGGESGEETPPSRPPRPARPIGQSQRPPVSPPQVRRRFQPGGHGSTLLWDQSLQRQPCSGDAYAQHTKYGGETNPTTGRQPRHGRIHRASDSHQRRVVHRASPPYPPGPPAGPERRRGRDRSPGRDWGQGFRSHPSM, translated from the coding sequence ATGGTTCACCTGAGGGCGTCCGAAGTCCGGCAGCTGCTGCACAACAAGTTCGTGGTCGTCATGGGGGACTCCGTGCAGAGGGCCGTGTACAAGGACCTGGTGCTCCTGCTGCAGAAGGACTGCCTGCTCTCAAGCAGTCAGCTGAAGGCCAAGGGCGAGATGAGCTTCGAGCAGGACAGGCTGCTGCACGGCGGCAGGTGGGGCCGTATGCACAACGGGACCCACTACCGCGAAGTCCGCGAGTTCTGCTCCACCCACCACCTTGTGCGCTTCTACTTCCTCACGCGCGCCTACTCCCGGTACGTGGAGAAAGTCCTGCTGGAGCTGCTGAGGGGCGAGCACGGCCCAGACGTGGTCATCATGAACTCCTGCCTCTGGGACCTGTCCAGGTATGGCCAGGATTCCATGTGGAGCTACAGGAGGAACCTGGAGACCCTGTTCTGGCGCCTTCGCCAGGTGCTGCCCGAGTCCTGCCTCGTGGTGTGGAACACTGCCATGCCAGTGGCTGAGACGGTCTCAGGGGGTTTCCTGCCGCCTGAGGGCATGCCCCCGACCGCATGCCTGCGGGAGGATGTGGTGGAGGCCAACTTCTACAGCGCCGCTGAGGCCAGCAGGCTCGGCTTCGACGTGCTGGACTTGCATTTCCACTTCCGGCACTCCTGGCAGCACCGGCAGCCAGATGGCGTGCACTGGAACCAACACGCTCACCGAAGGCTCTCGCAGCTGctgctggcccacctggctgATGCCTGGGGCGTGGACCTGCCCTGCGATGAGCCGGTGGGCAGGTGGATCTGGGAAGGCCCTGGGAGCCTTCTCAGAGGGCCCGCGAGCTGCAGGCTGCTCCAGCGCCACGGAGGTGAATCCGGTGAGGAGACCCCGCCTTCGCGCCCACCTAGGCCCGCCCGCCCAATCGGTCAGTCTCAGAGACCCCCTGTATCCCCGCCCCAGGTTCGCAGGCGCTTCCAGCCCGGCGGCCATGGCTCCACTTTGCTCTGGGACCAATCCCTGCAGCGCCAGCCATGCTCTGGCGACGCCTATGCGCAGCACACTAAATATGGCGGGGAAACAAACCCGACCACTGGCCGGCAGCCCCGCCACGGCCGAATACATAGGGCCTCTGATTCTCACCAGCGCCGCGTGGTTCACCGGGCTTCTCCACCTTACCCCCCAGGTCCCCCTGCAGGGCCAGAGAGGCGCAGGGGCAGGGACCGCAGCCCCGGACGTGACTGGGGGCAAGGATTCCGTAGCCACCCCTCCATGTAG